Proteins encoded by one window of Leptospira neocaledonica:
- a CDS encoding class I SAM-dependent methyltransferase: MNKKPQDSDYIAYGANGLPFETSYWNEIYGSGKDVDASFNAKEHAKYIKSVFDLMQVHPRSIADFGFGKALLLKEFVKIFQPNRVFAVDPSEEMIDAIAKQKWIRSYNLSFLHSTIQDLELKHIHLPPFTLGICNSVVQYIEDKHLPKVFEKLHKITNYLYFTVPTKNDYTRMKKEIYFSDPYAHQRSKKYYEKLIRPYFRRVAFNLLESRITKDSPFCDELFVDD; encoded by the coding sequence ATGAATAAAAAACCGCAAGACTCCGATTATATCGCTTACGGAGCCAACGGTCTACCATTCGAAACTTCCTACTGGAATGAGATTTATGGAAGCGGGAAGGACGTAGATGCTTCTTTCAACGCGAAAGAACATGCAAAATATATAAAGTCCGTTTTTGATCTGATGCAGGTGCATCCCAGGAGTATCGCCGATTTCGGGTTCGGTAAGGCGTTGCTTTTAAAAGAATTCGTAAAAATATTCCAACCGAATCGTGTATTTGCAGTCGATCCATCTGAAGAAATGATAGATGCGATCGCTAAACAGAAGTGGATCCGTTCTTATAATCTTTCCTTTTTACATTCTACGATCCAAGATCTAGAGCTGAAACATATTCATCTTCCTCCTTTCACTCTTGGTATTTGTAATTCTGTGGTTCAATATATAGAAGACAAACATCTACCTAAGGTCTTTGAAAAACTACATAAGATTACGAATTATCTCTATTTTACGGTTCCGACCAAGAATGATTACACAAGAATGAAGAAGGAGATCTACTTTTCGGATCCTTATGCCCACCAAAGATCTAAAAAGTATTATGAAAAGTTAATTCGTCCTTATTTTAGAAGAGTCGCTTTTAATCTTCTGGAAAGTAGGATTACGAAAGATAGCCCGTTTTGTGATGAGCTGTTCGTGGACGATTGA
- a CDS encoding protein meaA, producing the protein MEKKDHILYDKTGNPSKEPAWIFRTYAGHTNAKESNELFRKNLAKGQTGLSIAFDLPTQCGYSSDHAIAKPEIGKVGVPINTLEDFRILFDQIPIEEMNTSMTINGTSMWLLSLYVALAEERGEDVSKLQGTTQNDIIKEYLARGTYIFPPEHSIRIIVDMYEYCLKRIPKWNPSNICSYHLQEAGATPVQELAFALATGMAILDAVKERNCFTHEEFEQCVGRISFFVNAGIRFIEEMCKMRAFSDMWEEITVGIYQVKNEKYRRFRYGVQVNSLGLTEEQPENNAWRILIEALGVTLSRDARCRALQLPAWNEALSLPRPWDQQWSLRLQQVLAYETDLLEYPDLFEGSRVVESKVKDLVENANKEIQKIKEMGGAIKAIENGYMKAQLVKSQAERLAKINNDELIIVGKNKWKEGIPSPLTNDPDGGIFKVDPKSAEQTLKVLSDVKARRDAKKVAETLARLEEDAKNGKNLMFASVECAKALVTTGEWADTLRKIFGEYRPSTGVEGQKLNLESDKVSNVRSKVEKFQKATGARPKIVVGKPGLDGHSNGAEMIAVSAKHAGFDVIYSGIRLTPEEIVQSAVEENANVIGVSILSGSHVELAEQIFAELKHYKADIPVVFGGIIPQPDFEKLHSIGVKAIFTPKDYDLMDVMDRIIDIVSEKIPASV; encoded by the coding sequence ATGGAAAAAAAAGACCATATCCTTTACGATAAGACCGGAAATCCTAGCAAAGAGCCGGCTTGGATTTTCAGAACTTACGCGGGTCACACAAACGCGAAGGAGTCCAACGAACTCTTTAGAAAAAACCTGGCAAAGGGTCAAACTGGCCTTTCCATCGCGTTTGATCTTCCCACACAATGCGGTTATAGCTCGGATCATGCAATCGCTAAGCCGGAAATCGGCAAAGTAGGAGTTCCAATCAACACTTTGGAGGACTTCCGCATCCTATTCGATCAAATCCCGATCGAAGAAATGAACACTTCCATGACCATCAATGGTACTTCCATGTGGTTACTTTCGCTATATGTGGCTTTGGCGGAAGAAAGAGGAGAAGACGTTTCCAAACTCCAGGGAACCACTCAAAACGACATAATTAAAGAATATTTGGCTCGTGGGACTTACATTTTTCCTCCGGAGCATTCTATCCGAATCATCGTGGATATGTACGAATATTGTTTGAAAAGAATTCCGAAATGGAACCCATCCAATATTTGTTCTTACCATTTACAAGAAGCAGGAGCAACTCCTGTTCAAGAGTTAGCATTCGCACTCGCGACAGGAATGGCCATCCTGGATGCAGTTAAAGAAAGAAACTGTTTCACTCACGAAGAATTCGAACAATGTGTTGGTAGGATCTCCTTTTTCGTAAACGCAGGAATTCGATTCATCGAAGAAATGTGTAAGATGCGTGCCTTCTCCGATATGTGGGAAGAAATTACCGTAGGAATCTATCAGGTTAAAAATGAAAAATATCGCCGTTTCCGTTATGGAGTTCAAGTAAACTCTCTCGGACTCACCGAAGAACAACCTGAGAACAATGCTTGGAGAATTTTGATCGAAGCTTTAGGAGTTACCTTAAGCAGAGATGCAAGATGTAGAGCTCTTCAACTTCCTGCATGGAATGAGGCGCTTTCTCTTCCTCGTCCTTGGGACCAACAATGGTCTCTTCGTTTGCAACAGGTTCTCGCTTACGAAACCGACTTATTGGAATACCCGGACTTATTCGAAGGTTCCAGAGTTGTAGAAAGTAAAGTAAAAGATTTGGTGGAAAACGCAAACAAAGAGATCCAAAAGATCAAAGAAATGGGCGGGGCTATCAAGGCGATCGAGAATGGATATATGAAAGCCCAACTCGTAAAATCCCAAGCGGAAAGACTCGCCAAGATCAATAACGACGAACTTATCATCGTTGGAAAAAACAAATGGAAAGAAGGGATCCCTTCCCCACTTACAAACGATCCTGACGGAGGGATTTTCAAAGTAGATCCTAAATCCGCAGAACAAACCTTAAAAGTATTGTCCGATGTAAAAGCAAGAAGGGACGCGAAGAAGGTCGCAGAAACTCTAGCAAGATTGGAAGAAGATGCTAAGAACGGAAAGAACCTGATGTTCGCTTCCGTAGAATGTGCGAAGGCTCTTGTGACTACAGGAGAATGGGCAGATACACTCAGAAAAATATTCGGAGAATATCGCCCATCCACCGGGGTAGAAGGACAAAAACTCAATTTGGAGTCTGACAAAGTATCTAATGTCAGAAGCAAAGTAGAAAAATTCCAAAAAGCAACAGGTGCCCGACCTAAGATCGTAGTTGGTAAACCTGGATTAGATGGCCATTCCAACGGCGCAGAGATGATCGCAGTTTCCGCAAAACATGCTGGATTCGACGTGATCTACTCTGGGATCAGACTCACTCCGGAAGAAATTGTACAATCTGCAGTCGAAGAAAACGCGAATGTGATCGGAGTATCCATCCTTTCCGGTTCTCACGTAGAACTTGCAGAGCAAATATTCGCAGAATTAAAACATTATAAAGCGGATATACCTGTTGTCTTCGGAGGAATTATCCCTCAGCCTGATTTCGAAAAATTACATTCCATCGGAGTGAAGGCTATCTTTACTCCTAAAGATTATGATCTTATGGATGTAATGGATCGTATCATAGACATCGTATCCGAGAAGATCCCAGCTTCCGTTTAA
- a CDS encoding protein kinase codes for MTVRFAEKELKELIQEASQGEKYPLAKLISELERPNSFEFRKVLFKELENSGFNGSHSVTIGFTGTPGAGKSSLLGEISTKFLQTVPDKKMAVVAIDPSSHISGGSLLGDRTRLSLPVREKRIFFRSQPSQLELGGLNPYTYHVIRLLRCFFDFIFVETVGIGQNEIEVSKLADLSFLVMVPLGGDQIQFMKSGIMEVPDAFILNKCDEENLARASYHTLSTTLEFLRDIVPGGSIPPIFLTSVKTKKGIQELLDFVLKSKPHPKRSSETKIQIEKWIKTEYGNFGLSFSETLGNSPPKKYEEWENFFNSEIRKRLS; via the coding sequence ATGACCGTACGGTTTGCAGAAAAGGAACTCAAAGAACTGATCCAAGAAGCTTCCCAAGGGGAAAAATATCCTCTTGCGAAGCTGATCAGCGAATTAGAAAGGCCGAATTCATTCGAATTTCGTAAAGTTCTATTCAAAGAATTAGAAAACTCTGGCTTCAACGGAAGCCATTCCGTCACTATCGGATTTACAGGAACTCCTGGAGCTGGAAAGTCCTCACTCTTAGGAGAGATCTCCACCAAATTTTTACAAACAGTCCCCGACAAAAAAATGGCGGTAGTTGCCATAGACCCTTCTAGTCATATCAGTGGGGGTTCTTTACTCGGAGATAGAACCAGACTTTCTTTACCAGTACGAGAGAAGAGGATCTTTTTTAGATCCCAACCAAGTCAATTGGAACTGGGGGGTCTAAATCCTTACACATATCATGTGATCCGACTACTTCGTTGTTTTTTCGATTTTATATTCGTGGAAACAGTAGGGATTGGTCAAAACGAGATAGAAGTCTCCAAACTGGCGGATCTTTCCTTTTTAGTCATGGTGCCTCTAGGAGGCGATCAGATCCAGTTCATGAAAAGTGGGATCATGGAAGTCCCGGATGCATTCATATTAAATAAATGTGATGAAGAAAATCTTGCAAGAGCAAGTTATCATACTCTTTCCACTACTCTCGAGTTCTTGAGAGATATCGTCCCTGGAGGAAGTATCCCTCCTATTTTTCTGACCAGTGTAAAAACTAAAAAAGGAATCCAAGAACTCTTGGATTTTGTTTTAAAAAGTAAACCTCATCCCAAAAGATCTTCTGAAACCAAAATCCAGATCGAAAAATGGATCAAAACCGAGTATGGAAATTTTGGGCTTTCTTTCTCCGAAACATTGGGCAATTCTCCTCCAAAAAAATACGAAGAATGGGAAAACTTTTTTAATTCCGAAATTCGGAAAAGATTATCGTGA
- a CDS encoding ankyrin repeat domain-containing protein codes for MKFSTGLFFSSLLLLFSFSSAFSEELKFVHPTNAVGGTFSGIKKRAELPSPTVSGTGLKAVAIVGEVDGNEGPKTREYINNIKSLVKVLKDRGVSVSEFYPPNNPWSGIKEASQNANIVLYAGHGVGTNLDQSPYDQKSVGGFYLGKEFVSNEQISSGLKPAPGAIVLFLGACFTAGNMAYDMGVIRDEETKKRISMYSSPFLETGFKGYYATWAPWTAQTILALLFTNKSYGDVYFSQTNPQEVTKISHPRSSGSSLYYHTKPPASKPVYDYAFAGDPSNVLKSENSNTDTETKISEEERLKQNRILIASLYDKNENKSLESLEKGADPNADYMGWKPIHLAIVFDLPNVVKELVRKKASINAQAEGYTPLSMALAYERKEIADFLEKEGGTRSRAAFKKPNIPNLKK; via the coding sequence ATGAAATTTTCGACCGGTTTATTCTTCTCAAGCCTCCTTCTTTTATTTTCTTTCAGTTCTGCATTTTCAGAAGAGCTTAAATTTGTTCATCCGACAAATGCAGTTGGTGGAACTTTCTCCGGTATTAAAAAACGAGCGGAACTTCCCTCACCTACTGTTTCCGGTACCGGCTTAAAAGCAGTCGCAATCGTTGGTGAAGTCGATGGGAACGAAGGACCCAAAACTAGAGAATATATAAACAATATCAAAAGTTTAGTAAAAGTCCTAAAAGATAGAGGAGTTTCCGTCAGCGAATTTTATCCGCCCAATAATCCTTGGTCGGGGATCAAAGAAGCATCACAAAATGCGAATATAGTTCTTTATGCCGGGCATGGAGTCGGAACCAATTTGGATCAATCTCCTTATGATCAAAAGTCCGTAGGTGGATTTTATTTGGGAAAAGAATTCGTTTCTAATGAGCAAATTTCTTCCGGTTTGAAACCTGCACCCGGAGCAATCGTTCTATTTTTAGGCGCTTGTTTTACGGCGGGAAATATGGCCTACGATATGGGAGTGATCCGAGACGAAGAAACTAAAAAAAGAATTTCCATGTATTCTTCTCCTTTTTTGGAGACCGGATTCAAAGGTTATTATGCTACTTGGGCCCCCTGGACCGCTCAGACGATTTTAGCATTATTATTTACTAATAAAAGCTACGGAGATGTTTATTTCAGCCAAACGAATCCTCAAGAAGTGACTAAAATTTCTCATCCTCGTTCTTCCGGATCTTCTTTGTATTATCATACTAAACCTCCTGCTTCCAAACCTGTTTACGATTATGCATTTGCAGGAGACCCTTCTAATGTTTTGAAATCCGAGAATTCAAATACGGATACCGAAACCAAAATTTCGGAAGAAGAAAGACTGAAACAAAATCGTATACTGATCGCAAGTCTTTACGATAAGAATGAAAACAAATCCTTGGAATCTTTAGAAAAAGGTGCAGATCCGAACGCAGATTATATGGGCTGGAAGCCTATCCATCTTGCGATCGTATTCGATCTTCCGAATGTAGTGAAAGAATTAGTCCGCAAAAAAGCTTCTATCAATGCTCAGGCAGAAGGTTATACTCCTTTGTCTATGGCTCTTGCTTATGAGCGTAAAGAGATCGCAGACTTTTTAGAAAAAGAAGGCGGGACTAGAAGCAGGGCAGCATTTAAAAAACCGAATATTCCGAATTTGAAAAAGTAG
- a CDS encoding acyl-CoA desaturase translates to MAIILSFFAAHWILAAFVQSFYLHRYSAHQMFKLNRFWEKFFYFFTFFVQGSSFLNPRAYAILHRRHHAYSDTEKDPHSPVASKGFFDMMWTTAVVYENILDRKEDVEKEFKGNYPEIPWFDRFADSWYVRLFFGTGYTLFYMAFVPADAVWLYALLPIHYLMGPTHGAVVNWCGHMYGYRNHAKNPDNSKNTLPVDFLIMGELYQNNHHAHPNSPNFAFRWFELDLTYQVMKILHFMGIITIQRAVWTEKGRKELSGTAPSPLADVA, encoded by the coding sequence ATGGCAATCATTCTAAGTTTTTTTGCGGCACACTGGATTTTAGCCGCTTTCGTTCAATCGTTCTATTTACATCGTTATTCTGCTCACCAGATGTTCAAACTGAACCGCTTCTGGGAAAAGTTCTTCTATTTCTTTACTTTTTTTGTGCAAGGATCTTCCTTCCTCAATCCAAGAGCGTATGCAATTCTTCACAGAAGACACCACGCTTACAGCGACACCGAAAAAGATCCTCATTCTCCTGTAGCTTCTAAAGGATTTTTCGATATGATGTGGACCACCGCAGTTGTTTACGAAAACATTTTAGATCGTAAGGAGGACGTGGAGAAGGAATTCAAAGGAAATTATCCGGAGATCCCTTGGTTCGATCGTTTTGCGGATTCTTGGTATGTTCGTTTGTTCTTCGGAACTGGTTATACTCTTTTCTATATGGCATTCGTCCCAGCTGATGCAGTTTGGTTATATGCTTTATTACCGATCCATTATCTAATGGGACCGACTCACGGTGCGGTTGTAAACTGGTGCGGACATATGTATGGTTACCGCAACCACGCAAAAAATCCGGACAATTCCAAAAACACTCTTCCAGTGGACTTCTTGATCATGGGAGAATTGTACCAAAACAATCACCACGCACACCCGAACTCTCCGAACTTCGCGTTCCGTTGGTTCGAGTTGGATCTTACTTACCAAGTGATGAAGATACTACATTTTATGGGAATTATCACCATCCAGAGAGCTGTGTGGACAGAGAAAGGAAGAAAAGAACTTTCTGGTACGGCACCTTCTCCTTTAGCTGATGTAGCTTAA
- a CDS encoding SpoIIE family protein phosphatase, with the protein MSFRQKIFLILGASQLLLVLILAITFIQMIDQVKNEPQDKRALDRSLEFRKELKHKEEVIRLLLKEIERNQKTLSILENGLGNRGILQGNLEYIKGIMTQYGLSIFEIHDKTGHVYFRFHRPADYGDDKSGQKIVQEALQGRIASTLEIGHSGLGLRVTAPLKNGGIMMVGQVVDDKFIQAITGSEDVHLAIYEKEKLISFSDSTISKYLGDRKPKDLAGISRFTLEGRHYYLTQVPYENQGLSNLKLDFVLLIDETELYESTRNLWLYCGLIALAVFGGILFASYRFSRDIIDAVKALNFAMQNPNEDESKIVDLNRSDELGEMAEVFIEMKKDLLDHQMFLEKKVEEKTKELQETLDDLRALKEKQDGDYYLTSLLLRPLATTKYESQNTKISGILRQKKTFVFRKRESDIGGDLVSISEITLYGKKFLSIMNSDAMGKSIQGAGGALVMGTVFKAIVTRTQLSRSNQKKTPEKWLKDCYTELQNVFVTFDGTMLVSALLCLLDEETGALYSINAEHPNMVLYRDAKAGFLDSDFPIRKLGFSENTTEPLVRVDKLEAGDKIFLGSDGRDDILLYDPNSPEPVMNEDENLFLRFVELSGGNLEDLERLISAAGEISDDLSLLSIGYKEAEVSSSRTKAVSEEYNRLLQIGIKEYKKGNTEKTKEVFAQALEIDDSDPALYKQMARICINAKEFEEGAKYSDAYLSKIPFDNEYIFYLSYCLRKTKDYWKSLEFAEKLRSREPENIRNLKHLVALYRLTGNRMKFRATMSVLKLILADSDPKTNNSSEPALV; encoded by the coding sequence ATGAGCTTTAGACAAAAAATTTTTCTCATTCTGGGAGCAAGTCAGCTTCTTTTAGTACTTATTCTTGCGATCACATTCATCCAAATGATCGACCAAGTCAAAAACGAACCCCAGGACAAAAGAGCATTAGACCGCTCTCTGGAGTTCAGAAAAGAACTCAAACATAAGGAAGAGGTCATCCGACTTCTTCTAAAAGAAATAGAGAGAAACCAAAAGACTCTTTCTATTTTGGAGAACGGTTTGGGAAACAGAGGTATTCTTCAAGGCAACCTAGAATATATCAAAGGGATCATGACACAGTATGGTCTTTCTATCTTTGAGATTCACGATAAGACAGGACATGTTTACTTTAGATTCCATAGACCGGCCGATTACGGAGACGATAAGTCAGGGCAGAAGATCGTACAAGAGGCGCTTCAAGGTAGGATCGCTTCTACCCTTGAGATCGGACATAGCGGTCTTGGCCTTAGAGTCACTGCCCCACTGAAGAACGGTGGGATCATGATGGTGGGCCAGGTGGTGGACGATAAGTTTATCCAGGCAATCACGGGTTCCGAGGATGTTCATCTTGCCATTTATGAAAAAGAAAAACTGATCTCCTTTTCGGATAGTACCATCTCCAAATATTTGGGAGATAGAAAGCCGAAGGATCTTGCGGGAATTTCCAGATTCACTTTGGAAGGAAGACATTATTATCTTACTCAAGTACCTTATGAAAACCAAGGATTAAGTAATCTTAAACTGGATTTTGTTCTTTTGATAGATGAGACCGAATTGTACGAATCTACTCGAAATCTTTGGTTGTATTGTGGGTTGATCGCTCTTGCGGTTTTCGGCGGTATCTTATTCGCATCTTATAGATTTTCCAGAGATATTATAGACGCCGTTAAGGCTCTTAACTTCGCAATGCAGAACCCGAATGAGGACGAATCTAAAATTGTAGATTTAAATCGCTCCGATGAATTGGGAGAAATGGCAGAAGTATTCATCGAAATGAAGAAGGATCTTTTGGACCACCAAATGTTCTTGGAAAAGAAGGTGGAAGAGAAGACAAAAGAATTGCAGGAAACCCTGGACGATCTCCGCGCGCTGAAGGAAAAACAAGACGGAGATTATTATCTCACTTCCCTACTTCTTCGTCCTCTCGCTACCACTAAGTATGAGAGTCAGAATACTAAGATCAGCGGTATCTTAAGACAAAAGAAAACTTTCGTATTCAGAAAAAGAGAATCGGATATCGGCGGAGATCTGGTTTCGATCAGCGAGATCACGTTGTACGGCAAAAAATTCCTGAGCATCATGAACTCGGATGCAATGGGTAAATCCATCCAAGGCGCTGGCGGTGCACTTGTAATGGGAACCGTATTCAAAGCAATCGTAACAAGGACACAACTTTCCAGAAGTAACCAGAAGAAAACTCCTGAAAAATGGCTCAAAGACTGCTATACAGAATTACAAAATGTATTCGTTACCTTCGACGGAACAATGTTAGTTTCCGCATTACTCTGCCTTCTGGACGAAGAAACAGGAGCATTATATTCTATTAATGCAGAACATCCTAATATGGTATTGTATCGGGACGCAAAAGCAGGCTTCTTGGATTCAGACTTCCCCATTCGCAAACTCGGTTTCTCTGAAAACACTACGGAACCTTTAGTGAGAGTAGATAAACTGGAAGCAGGAGACAAAATTTTCTTAGGATCCGACGGAAGAGATGATATTCTTCTTTATGATCCGAATTCTCCAGAACCTGTGATGAATGAGGACGAAAATTTATTCCTTAGATTCGTGGAACTTTCCGGAGGAAATTTAGAAGATCTGGAAAGATTGATCAGTGCCGCAGGAGAAATTTCGGACGATCTAAGTCTTTTAAGTATCGGTTATAAAGAAGCAGAAGTGTCTTCTTCTCGCACAAAAGCGGTTTCCGAGGAATACAATAGACTTCTGCAAATCGGCATCAAGGAATACAAAAAAGGAAATACCGAAAAGACTAAGGAAGTTTTTGCACAAGCATTAGAGATAGACGATTCGGATCCTGCTCTCTACAAACAAATGGCGAGGATCTGTATCAACGCGAAAGAATTCGAAGAAGGTGCAAAATATTCGGATGCTTATCTTTCCAAGATCCCATTCGACAATGAGTATATCTTCTATCTTTCCTATTGCCTTAGAAAGACCAAGGATTACTGGAAGTCTCTGGAATTCGCGGAAAAACTCAGATCCAGGGAACCTGAAAATATTAGAAATTTAAAACATTTAGTGGCTTTATACAGACTTACTGGAAATCGAATGAAATTCAGAGCCACTATGTCCGTTCTAAAATTGATCCTGGCAGACTCGGATCCTAAGACAAATAATTCTTCGGAACCCGCATTGGTTTGA
- a CDS encoding NAD+ kinase: MSAEMRKKIESVLVVIKRTKYELDLESYGSLDEFKRVAEIQNDSFARIYQSHLRQIQSREQLKVTFPNGKFIFREELENIDIADYDLVIALGGDNHFTYVAHHALDNLVLGCNSDPETSVGALLSFHTSDISNAVSRNWENIKIEEWPRINVRIEYPDGKAIETFQGISEISIRNNSPDLTSRFLISHEKVSEEQKCSGLLVYTGAGSTGWVMSCENKDVSFDKQEPYFKVYCRELRKKESFQYKLDHFTVRNSFRLISEMRGGISIDSLAERIYDFPPGAKADFSVSPERLRVVVQKHG, translated from the coding sequence ATGTCGGCGGAAATGCGAAAAAAGATCGAATCTGTTCTGGTTGTTATCAAAAGAACAAAGTACGAATTAGATCTGGAGAGTTACGGCTCTCTGGACGAATTCAAAAGAGTAGCAGAAATCCAAAATGATTCCTTCGCAAGGATCTACCAATCCCATCTCAGGCAGATCCAAAGTAGAGAACAGTTAAAAGTCACTTTTCCGAATGGAAAGTTTATCTTCCGAGAAGAATTAGAAAATATAGATATTGCTGACTACGATCTGGTCATCGCATTAGGCGGAGATAATCATTTTACTTATGTTGCCCATCATGCTTTGGACAATTTAGTTTTGGGATGTAATTCGGATCCTGAAACTTCTGTAGGAGCACTTCTATCCTTTCATACCTCGGATATTTCAAATGCAGTTTCCCGAAATTGGGAAAATATTAAAATAGAAGAATGGCCCAGGATCAATGTTAGAATCGAATATCCGGACGGCAAAGCGATTGAGACATTCCAAGGGATCAGTGAAATTTCTATTCGAAACAATAGTCCCGATTTAACGAGTCGATTCCTGATCTCTCATGAAAAGGTCTCTGAAGAACAGAAATGTTCCGGCCTTCTGGTGTATACCGGAGCGGGTTCTACTGGTTGGGTTATGTCTTGCGAAAATAAAGACGTAAGCTTTGACAAGCAGGAGCCATATTTCAAAGTGTACTGTAGAGAGTTGCGCAAGAAAGAAAGTTTCCAGTACAAGCTGGATCACTTCACGGTTCGCAATTCTTTCCGTCTAATATCCGAAATGCGCGGGGGGATCTCCATCGATTCCTTGGCGGAACGTATTTACGATTTCCCTCCCGGGGCCAAAGCGGACTTTTCCGTTTCTCCGGAAAGATTGCGGGTGGTGGTGCAAAAACATGGATAG
- a CDS encoding STAS domain-containing protein, whose translation MDSLKILEQDAGREIKVYLVSGRLDESTFPLFKEKVLDVTHASNTVLNLSDLKYVSSSGIRAIFELKNRLTGEGKKLLLTEAGEKVIQIFNLLGLWKPFAHFEKEEDAIAACLKN comes from the coding sequence ATGGATAGTTTGAAAATTCTGGAACAGGATGCAGGCAGAGAGATCAAAGTATATTTGGTTTCCGGCCGACTGGACGAATCCACCTTCCCTCTATTTAAGGAAAAAGTATTGGATGTGACTCACGCAAGCAATACTGTCTTAAATTTATCCGATCTCAAATATGTTTCTAGTTCCGGCATTCGTGCAATCTTCGAATTAAAGAACAGACTTACTGGAGAAGGCAAAAAACTTCTGCTCACAGAAGCTGGAGAGAAGGTTATACAGATCTTCAATCTATTAGGTCTTTGGAAACCTTTCGCTCATTTCGAAAAAGAAGAAGACGCTATCGCTGCCTGTCTTAAAAACTAA